In Leisingera methylohalidivorans DSM 14336, a single genomic region encodes these proteins:
- the proC gene encoding pyrroline-5-carboxylate reductase: protein MDMQEISARGLVLLGCGKMGSAMLAGWLEGGLPAASVWVIDPHPSDWLQGTGVHINAELPAAPGIVLIAVKPQMMGAALPALQSYGNGSTLFISVAAGTSIATFEDVLGAQSPIVRAMPNTPAAVGRGITAIIGNARTSGADLDRAEGLLQAVGQTVRLDNEGQMDAVTGVSGSGPAYVFHLIETLAAAGEAQGLPAELAMQLAKATVAGAGALAEAAEESPSQLRINVTSPNGTTQAALEVLMDDGDGFPALLNRAVAAAANRSKELSRG, encoded by the coding sequence ATGGATATGCAAGAAATTTCCGCGCGCGGGCTGGTGCTGCTGGGCTGCGGCAAGATGGGATCGGCGATGCTGGCCGGCTGGCTGGAGGGCGGATTGCCCGCCGCCTCGGTCTGGGTGATCGATCCGCACCCGTCGGACTGGCTGCAGGGCACCGGCGTCCATATCAACGCAGAACTGCCCGCGGCGCCGGGCATCGTGCTGATCGCGGTGAAGCCGCAGATGATGGGCGCGGCGCTGCCCGCGCTGCAAAGCTACGGCAACGGATCGACCCTGTTCATCTCGGTAGCGGCCGGCACTTCGATCGCCACCTTTGAGGATGTGCTGGGGGCGCAGTCGCCGATCGTGCGGGCGATGCCGAACACCCCCGCTGCCGTCGGGCGCGGGATTACCGCGATTATCGGCAATGCCCGCACCAGCGGCGCCGATCTGGACCGTGCCGAGGGGCTGTTGCAGGCCGTCGGGCAGACCGTGCGGCTGGATAATGAGGGCCAGATGGATGCCGTCACCGGCGTCAGCGGTTCCGGCCCCGCCTATGTGTTCCACCTGATCGAAACGCTGGCCGCCGCGGGCGAGGCGCAGGGCCTGCCGGCGGAACTGGCGATGCAATTGGCCAAGGCCACCGTTGCAGGCGCCGGGGCGCTGGCGGAAGCGGCAGAGGAAAGCCCCAGCCAGCTGCGCATCAACGTGACCAGCCCCAACGGCACCACACAGGCCGCGCTTGAGGTATTGATGGATGACGGCGACGGTTTTCCGGCGCTGTTGAACCGCGCCGTGGCGGCGGCGGCGAACCGGTCCAAGGAGCTGTCGCGTGGCTGA